In Zingiber officinale cultivar Zhangliang chromosome 1A, Zo_v1.1, whole genome shotgun sequence, a genomic segment contains:
- the LOC121996154 gene encoding chaperone protein dnaJ 20, chloroplastic-like has protein sequence MAALALSCPSNSLYRSSFSPIATKSTVVAVPRLRVSASAAAAPAMATMYDLLSVSRTAGPSEIRTAYRRVALRWHPDACRSAGEERRYAERFMEAREAYEVLSDPVRRRDYDLALSGGRWASAVGAAPVFRERRHRGRGGDAAAFGNWETQLDGLRRRSAVADASGEEETWGGRVRRARRAAV, from the coding sequence ATGGCAGCTTTGGCACTTTCATGCCCCTCTAACTCCTTGTACAGATCTTCCTTCTCCCCAATCGCTACTAAATCAACAGTTGTCGCTGTTCCTCGACTCAGGGTCTCGGCCTCCGCCGCCGCTGCTCCGGCGATGGCCACGATGTACGACCTTCTCTCGGTGTCCCGGACCGCCGGGCCCAGCGAGATCCGCACGGCGTACCGACGGGTGGCCCTTCGGTGGCACCCGGAcgcgtgccgctcggccggggagGAGCGCCGCTACGCGGAGCGCTTCATGGAGGCGCGGGAGGCCTACGAGGTGCTCTCCGACCCCGTCCGCCGCCGCGACTACGACCTGGCCCTCTCCGGGGGCCGCTGGGCCTCTGCAGTCGGCGCCGCCCCGGTCTTCCGCGAGCGGCGCCATCGCGGGCGAGGAGGCGACGCGGCGGCGTTTGGGAACTGGGAAACGCAGCTGGACGGGCTCCGGCGGCGTTCGGCCGTTGCGGATGCCAGCGGGGAGGAGGAGACGTGGGGCGGCCGAGTGCGCCGGGCCCGCCGCGCCGCCGTCTAG